One Candidatus Baltobacteraceae bacterium DNA segment encodes these proteins:
- a CDS encoding sulfite exporter TauE/SafE family protein, which yields MQHIFDGLPFLASFFSIVLGVVACFFGSLVGFGGGFISVPILRLSGHLTPQVVAATSLFMVGVNVAVASFALRKKKRINLRIGWSIGLGGIVGALAGVVGLKYVSSSQFDVLYGLMLLFIAFNMLKPAPKAEIPDTQIESDRSLRASNIEFALMGMLVGFSSSLFGIGAGTVAIPLLLWRYKLPAYVAMPTASFIATIYIWPGVLAQIHEARVDWALAIPLAIGAVIGAHFGARYSNKLKSPQLKRIFGVICVITFITLSIRHLPMLQPHPTTALAATMQISKAGSK from the coding sequence ATGCAGCACATCTTTGACGGCCTGCCGTTCCTCGCATCGTTCTTCAGCATCGTGCTGGGGGTCGTCGCCTGTTTCTTCGGAAGCCTCGTCGGATTCGGCGGAGGCTTCATCTCCGTTCCGATCCTGCGGCTCTCCGGTCACCTGACGCCGCAAGTCGTAGCTGCAACCTCGCTCTTCATGGTCGGCGTGAACGTCGCGGTCGCGTCCTTTGCGCTACGCAAGAAGAAGCGTATCAATCTGCGGATCGGCTGGTCGATCGGGCTCGGCGGCATCGTCGGCGCGCTCGCCGGCGTCGTCGGACTGAAGTACGTCAGCTCGAGCCAGTTCGACGTGCTCTACGGCCTGATGCTGCTCTTCATCGCGTTCAACATGCTCAAGCCCGCGCCGAAGGCCGAGATCCCGGATACGCAGATCGAATCCGACCGTTCGCTGCGCGCTTCAAACATCGAATTTGCCCTGATGGGCATGCTGGTCGGCTTTTCGTCGAGCCTGTTCGGCATCGGTGCCGGCACGGTGGCGATCCCGCTCTTGCTGTGGCGCTACAAGCTGCCCGCCTACGTCGCAATGCCGACCGCGTCCTTCATCGCGACCATCTACATTTGGCCCGGCGTGCTGGCGCAGATTCACGAAGCCCGCGTCGACTGGGCGCTCGCGATTCCGCTCGCGATCGGCGCCGTGATCGGCGCGCATTTCGGCGCGCGCTATTCCAACAAATTGAAGTCGCCCCAACTCAAACGCATCTTCGGCGTCATCTGCGTCATCACGTTCATCACCCTGAGCATCCGGCATCTGCCGATGCTCCAGCCGCACCCGACCACCGCACTCGCGGCAACGATGCAAATCTCAAAGGCAGGCAGCAAATGA